In the genome of Gemmatimonadaceae bacterium, one region contains:
- a CDS encoding Nramp family divalent metal transporter — protein sequence MENSINPSSSPSETAAEELRAGEATRGDRRETPRPYRPRKKTPRERMVSRVRELGPGLITGAADDDPSGIATYSQAGAAFGYGLLWTALISLPLMSAIQLMCARIGIVARSGLAAVLREHYPRWTLWLACLLLVVGNTINIAADLGGMAAAAKLLTGIPAIWFVPAFTALILALLVFASYEKMTRVLKWLTLALFSYVFAALLSGADWLAVLRGTFLPHIGFSRNYLLTFVAIMGTTISPYLFFWQAAQNAEQDAHIMRRIVGRPRRAVQRELRAAARDVNVGMLFSNLIMYFIILTAGATLHPAGITNVQTAEQAATALQPLAGSAATLLFTLGLVGTGILGVPVLAGSAAYAIAEAAAWRAGMDEKVHNARQFYGVIAVAMGAGMLLNFFHANAIKLLIGSAVINGLLAPPLIAIVLVVCNNEKVMGTHKNGRTLNILGGLGVLMMTAAAVGLLLSWF from the coding sequence ATGGAGAATTCGATCAACCCCTCGTCGTCTCCGTCCGAGACCGCGGCTGAGGAGCTACGTGCCGGCGAGGCGACTCGCGGCGATCGGCGTGAAACGCCGCGACCGTATCGCCCGCGCAAGAAGACTCCACGCGAGCGGATGGTCTCGAGAGTGCGCGAGCTCGGTCCAGGATTGATCACCGGTGCCGCGGACGATGACCCGTCAGGCATCGCCACGTACTCGCAAGCGGGTGCGGCGTTCGGCTATGGCCTGCTGTGGACGGCCCTCATCAGTCTGCCATTGATGTCGGCGATCCAGCTGATGTGCGCGCGGATCGGCATCGTCGCGCGGAGCGGGCTGGCGGCGGTGCTGCGCGAACATTATCCGCGTTGGACGCTTTGGCTCGCATGCCTTTTACTCGTCGTTGGCAACACGATCAACATCGCCGCCGATCTCGGAGGTATGGCGGCGGCGGCGAAGCTCCTCACGGGCATCCCGGCCATCTGGTTCGTGCCCGCGTTCACGGCGTTGATTCTCGCACTGCTCGTTTTCGCGTCGTACGAGAAGATGACGCGAGTGCTGAAGTGGCTCACACTCGCGCTGTTCAGCTATGTGTTCGCCGCGCTGTTGTCGGGCGCCGACTGGTTGGCCGTGCTACGGGGCACGTTCCTGCCCCACATCGGTTTCTCGCGCAACTATCTCCTGACCTTCGTGGCGATCATGGGCACGACGATCTCGCCCTATCTCTTTTTCTGGCAGGCGGCGCAGAACGCGGAGCAGGACGCTCACATCATGCGCCGCATCGTTGGGCGTCCGCGGCGTGCCGTGCAGCGCGAGCTGCGCGCCGCCGCGCGGGACGTCAACGTCGGCATGCTGTTCTCGAATCTGATCATGTACTTCATCATTCTCACGGCTGGAGCCACTCTGCATCCCGCAGGCATTACGAACGTGCAGACCGCCGAGCAGGCCGCCACCGCGCTCCAGCCGCTGGCGGGGAGCGCCGCAACCCTGCTCTTCACACTCGGGCTAGTCGGGACGGGCATCCTCGGCGTTCCGGTGCTCGCCGGGTCTGCCGCGTACGCGATCGCCGAGGCGGCGGCGTGGCGCGCGGGAATGGATGAGAAAGTTCACAACGCGCGTCAGTTCTATGGAGTCATCGCGGTCGCGATGGGGGCGGGGATGCTACTCAACTTCTTCCACGCAAACGCGATCAAGCTTCTCATCGGATCGGCGGTGATCAACGGCCTCCTCGCGCCGCCGCTGATCGCGATCGTGCTGGTCGTGTGCAACAACGAGAAGGTGATGGGCACGCACAAGAACGGGCGGACGCTGAATATTCTTGGCGGCCTGGGCGTGCTGATGATGACGGCGGCTGCGGTGGGACTGCTTCTCTCCTGGTTCTAG